Part of the Candidatus Chlorohelix allophototropha genome, CCTACGATAGACAAAACTCGGAATAGAAATAACATAAAGCTGTAACCCCCTTTCTACATTTTAGGAAGGGGGTTATATTTTGAATAATGGACGAATCAGATTTAAAAAAAGGGCTGTTAACGGCGACCCTTGCCGGTGAAATTATGTTGAGCAACGGAGCGGAAACCTCGCGAGTGGAGGAAACCGTATCTATTTTGTTGCGCTCTTTTGGCATACCCTACAGCAATTGCCTCGTAACGCCCACCGGCATGTATATCTCAGTAGATGTGGACGAGGTTACGACACCCTTTACCCTAGTCCGGCGAGTTCACAAACGTATTTTTAATTTCAGCAAAATTGCGGCAGTTAACGACCTGTCAAGACGTGCGGTGCAAGGCTCTCTGACGGTGGGAGAAATCTTTACAGCGTTGGAGAAGGTAAACACGCAGGACAAATTATACCCCTTCTGGCTATGGCTACTCTCTGGCGCAGGCGCGGCTTCCGGCGGCACTTTACTTCTAGGCGGCGGGGCGTTAGATGCCGCAGTGGCTTTCGCCGGTACACTGTTGGTAATGTTTCTCACCAAACTACTAGAACGCAGTCAATACCCTGACATCTTTATAGAATTATTCGGCGCAGCGCTGGCAACTGCTTTCGCGCTGGCAATTGCTGCAAGTGGGCTTCCAGTCGGTACAACTCTAGTAATTGCGGGTTGTATTTTGAGATTAGTTCCCGGTGCAGCTTTGCTGGCAAGTGTGCAGGATGGCATTGCAGGAGACCTTTTGAGCAGCGTGGCGCGAGGATTGGAGGCATTTCTCAAAGGGGCAGCAGTTGCCAGTGGAGTGGGTGCGGCGTTGAGCGCAGCCACAGCATTGGGCTTTTCACGCCCGGTTAATTTGAAACCGGACGAGGCGTGGCAAATCCCTATTCAGGTAGTCGCAGCTTTCCTAGCCTCAATCTTCTTCGGGATTTCAATTGACTTGCCACACCGAAACATTGCATTAGCGGGTATAGCAGGGGCGTTATGTTGGTTGACACATTTGAGCTTGCAAAAGCTAGGTGTGACTGAACTCATCTCAGCATTTATTGCCGCTGCATTGGTTGGTACGCTCAGTTGGGGATTTGCTCGCGGACAACACTCCCCCGTTACACTCTATATTCTACCGGGGGTATTACCACTCTTGCCCGGTCTGACCATTTTTGATGGAATGTCTGCCCTGACTCAGAACGACACCCTACAAGGTCTGTTTTTGTTGTTCAAAGCGATTTTTATAGGCGGAGCAATAGGAGTTGGGGTAGCTCTAAGCAACTCCATTGCTCCCGCCATCTGGCGCAAGCCCACTTTCGTTAAGCGTAAGAGCAAAACCTAACAACTCGTTTTCGTAAGCTTGAACCGTTTCGTCAGGATATTCCGCTAAGTCAGGTAGCACAATTTCCTGAAATTCCTTTGCCTTTGCCGCTTTTTGTGCCGCCGGAATAGCTGTTTCTAGCTGCGCCCGGTTTCCAAAGGGTAGCGCCCCAACCCGTGCCAATGCCACCAACGCCCGTGAATTAACCGAGCGTCCCGGCACTCGTCTCACAAAATCGACCAACCCGATATAATCGCCACTCTCATTTCGCAATGCAATTATTGCTTCCACGCCAGTAGGACCTAATCCTTTGACTGCTGATAGCCCCAGCCGCAAAGCTCGTTGCCCATCCGACAGGTTTTCAAGGGTGATACGCGCCATACTTCGATTGATATTCGGGGCGAGCAACGGCACATTCAGGCGGCGACATTCGGCAGCCGCTTTTCCCAGTGCCGCCAAATCACCCCCCGCCGCCCCGAGCAAGGCTGCCATATATTCGAGCGGGTAACTGGTTTTCAGATAAGCGGTGATATAAGTCAGATAGCCATAAATGATGGCATGTGCCTGGTTAAACCCGTAAAAGGCAAACGGTGGAAAAAATTGCCAGATTGCTTCTGCTTCCGCTTCGGATAGCTCTTTGGTTTTGCGCGCACCTTCCACAAAGCGAATGTGTTGCGCTTCCAACTCCACCTGATTCTTCTTGCTGATTGCTTTACGCAAAGCATCGGCTTCACCTAGCGAATAACCGGCAACTTCCACCGCAATTCGCAGCATAGTTTCTTGGTAAACCGGCGCACCATAACTCTCCGCCAATAAGGGTTCAAGAAAAGGGTGAGGCGCTTCCAGTTTTTCGCGACCACTACGCACCGCCATTATCTTGCCCAGAAAGGGCATCGGACCGGGGCGGTAAGCCGCAATCAGGAAACCGAGGTCGGCGATACTGCGCGGCTTCATGTTTGCCGCAAAATCGGTCATGCCCCGGTTCTCAAGCTGAAAAACGCCTGTGGTAAAACCCTGCCCGATAGTATCATAGGTTTTTTCATCATCCAACGGCAATTGCCACACATCCAACGCAATATCGCGCTCTTGTCTGATAAAATCAAGGGTGCGAGTAATAGTTGACCAAGCGGTTAAACCCAGCAAATCTATTTTCAGCAGACCGCGCTTCTCGACCCCTTGCATATCCCATTGGGTCATAACGGTAGGAGTAAACCAGCCCGTACTTTCGGTATTCGGTTGCGAGGTATCACGCTGTTGCTGCGCCAAGCCTTCGGTGCGAATGAGCGGCACATATTCTTGAGTAGGGCGCGGGGTAATCACTACACCTGCCGCGTGTGTGCCGTTATTGCGCCCTGTACCTTCGAGCAACAAAGCAGCATCTATCAATTCTTTAGCCGCTTTATCGCGCTTGTAAAGTTGCTGCACCTCTTTAACTTCCTCAAGTGTACGCGCAAGAGTATAGGGGCGTTGAAATTCGAGAGGCACTAAGCCGGAAAGACGATTTACCAATCCGCTATCAATATTCAAAGCTTTCCCCGCATCCCGCAACGCCGATTTTGCGCCCTCAAAATTATGCGTAATAATATGCGCTACATTATTTACGCCATATTTTCGCACCACATAATCCAACAGACGAGGACGGTCTTCGTCGGCAATATCCAGATCAATGTCGGGTGGGGATAGGCGTTCAGGATTTAAAAATCGCTCAAAAACGAGGTTGAAATCTAGTGGGTTAAGCGGGGTTATACCCAAAGCAAAACACACCAACGAACCCGCGCTACTACCACGCGGTGCGCACAGGATACCCAATTCGTGCGCACGCTGCACAATATCAGCTACTATCAAAATGTACTGATTAAAGCCTGCTTTTTCGATTACTCCCAGTTCATAATCCAGCCGTGTTTGCATATTCGTGGGTATTTCGCCATAACGCGCTTGCAAATTTGCGGCTGCCACTTGTGCCAGATATTGCCCTACCGCTGAATAAGTTACTCCGGTGTCAGGTTGAAAAGTGGGCGGCAAGACGTAATCAGGGATAATTAGCCCGGATTTTGGCAAGCGCACCTCACAAGAAGCCGCAAGCGTGGCGGCATTGCGCAATGCCTCAGGAACGGCAGCGTAAATTTCTGCCAGTTCTGCCAGTGTTCGCGGGTAGGCTTCGGAGGAAGCAGGGCGACGGCGGTTTGGATCATCAAAGCGCACGTTATCGGCAATCGCCCACAACAGGTCGCGGGTTCTAGCTTGTTCAGGGGATATGTGATGTACATCAGAAGTAGCCACTATCGGCAAGTTATGCTGCTGCGCAAATTCTGCCAACCGCACACGCTCAACATTTGCCGATTGGTGTGAGAGCAATTCTACATAGAAATCTTCGCCACAGGCTTCACGTAAACGGGAAGCACGCTGCGCACCAAGTCCATCAGGGAAATCGCTACCGATTACCGCTATTCCGTCTGCTTTTCCCAGCAACTTGCTTTCTGCCAGTACAGGTTTATTTTGACCGTATAAATCAAAACCTTCAGTACCAGCCCATGTCAATAGTCTGAAGAGGTTTTGTAACCCGCCTTCGTTCTTTGCCAATAATACCAGCTTGTAAAACTGCCCATTTTCATCTGCTACGGTTGCATCCACCCCAAAGATAGGTTTGAGGCTATATTTATCTGCCGCCTCTTGCAACTCGATGAAACCCGCCGCATGATTGTGATCGGTCAAGGCTAATGCCGGACGACCCAATTCTGCGGCACAGCGGGCAAGTTCAGCCACCGAACACACGCCATCGCGATAGCTATAGTGCGAGTGTACTCTCAAATCGGAAAAAGCGGAGAAAGGTTGTTCCATTGTTTTTTACTTCCGAAAAAATCCCCCTTACCCGGTAGGGTGAAGGGGGTATGAATTTACTGATTAATCTATCTAGGCTCTCGCAGCTTTGCGCATGCAACTGCGCCCAAACTATTTGCGGGGTTTGCTCTTGGTTTCTTCTTCTGCAAGCTCTGCTGATGTAGGCAAGGGCAAATCGGCGCTGGGTTTCGCCACGCGGTTAGCCAACCGATTCAAACCGTACCAATAGGTGTTTCGCACCAGCGAGGTATTGCCGGTGAAGATGAACATGGTACGCAAGAAGGTATGTGTTACCACGATTGCGCTGAAAAGGCTGACAAAAATACCAAGCGCAAGGGTGATGGCAAATCCTTTGATTACGCTTGTTCCGGTGAAATCGCCAAACCAGTACAGAATGATACAGGTAATGATACCGGACATATTGGAGTCGCGGATGGAGAGCCAAGCATTGCGGAAGCCGGCTTCGACAGCACGTTCGATGCTACGCCCTTGCCGCAACTCCTCTTTCATACGCGCAAATATAAGGATATTGGCATCTACCGCTATACCAATCGAGAGGATAAAACCAGCGATACCGGCAAGAGTCAACACCACACCGATAAGCTTGAAAATAGCAAAGGTTAGAACTGCGTATACTACCAACGCGAGGTCGGCAATGAGACCGGGAAGGCGGAAGTAGAGCAGCATAAAGAGCGCTACGATACTCAGCCCAACTGCACCCGCAATGTAACTGCGATCAATCGAGTCCTGACCGAGGGTAGCGCCGATCTTGCGGCTTTGCAAAATATCTAGTTCTACCGGTAATGCACCATACTTTAGGTTGAGTACTATGCTATCAACTTCTAGCTTACCTTGGGTAGTACCCCATTGAGTATCATTGGTAATCTGACCGGAGTCGCGAATAGCGGCGCGGATCACGGCGCTGGAAAGAACCCGTCCATCCAATACAATTGCCATATTCTTACCGATGCCCGCGCTGGTAAAGTTATAAAAGGTGTTGGCGGCATCGGCGCGGATACCGAAGTTAACCTGCGCTGCGCCGCTGGTAGAGTTAAAGCCTTTGTCAATCTTAGCTGGATCCAACTCGTTACCCGTAATGATAGTCTGATAAACTTTGGCGTTAGGATCAGGCGTTTCTGTAGCGCTAGGGGTGGGAGTGGTACTAGCAGAAGTAGTGGGTATAGGTGTTCCGGCAGCGTTAGTTGCAGCAGCAGTTGTTGCGGCGGCAGTGGTAGCCGGAGTAGTTATTGTCGGAATGAAGTTAGGCACAATCTGCGGTTTTACATTCCCACAAGTCCCGGGCACTGAAGAATAAAGCGAGCCGGTAGTGCAGTAGGTGGTTTTCACCAATTGCCCTGTCTGCAAATCATCGGAACCCGCATCGATAAATTCAAGTCTGCCGGTGCTGCCGATTACACTCTTTACTTGGTCTTCATCCGTGACACCGGGCAATTCTACGCCAATACGGTTATCACCGACCAAACGTACTACAGGTTCGTTGGTACCGAGACCGCTCACGCGCTTTTCGATAATACCACGCGCCCCGTTCATTTGGTCTTTAGAGACATTTGCCTGTCGAGCTTGCAAGGTGATTTCATAACCACCTTTGAGATCTAGCCCCAGTTTGGTTTCGCGGCTGAGGTTTAATCCAAAGATACTTACGGGCGTTTCTCCACCAAATACCATGTAGGCGGATGCCAGTAGTAATATTAAAATCCCTAAGAGCGACAGTATATTATTTCTTCGCCGGTGCAATTTACAGACTCCTGCTTGAATAGAAATTCCCCATTTAGGTTTAGCCTAACGATTATATGGGATGAAAAGCTTAGAGTCAATTAAAAACCCCTTGCCTTTAAAGTAGCAAGGGGTAATAGCCTATAAGCCGTATTAGTTTTAGAAATGAATGTTCACGTGTGAGCCGATACTAAGGAAGTTCCAAGCGAAAAAGCTGTCGTCCAGACCCATATTAACGCAGCCATGGCTTGCCTGATAACCAAAAGAGGAACGCCACCAAGCGTAGTGTAACGCATGCCCTTCGCTGGTGAAATACTGAGTGTACAGCACATTGTACAGATCGTAATAATCCTCACTGCCAATGTCGCCGCCCTTCATATGTTCGTTCGGAACACGACGGAAGATAGCGAAAGTACCTACTGGGGTTTCGTGTCCGGGCTTACCAGATATAATTAATATGGTTTTGACCGGAGTATCGCCTTCCATAAAGGTAGCATTAAAAGTGGTCAGATTTACATCCACCCAATGTTCCCAGATGGAAGTATCTTTGGTTACCGACATTACGCTCGGATCAAGCCCACTTGCTTTGGTACTTACATTGCGGGCTGCCGCCGCCAACGGACCGAGTTCTGCCAGTTTCACCCCAAAGCTAGGATGGAATAGGAAACGTGCCCGTTCAAAATCCTGCGCCGCTACCCATGTATCGCCTACCAGCAAAGGATATTCCTCACTGATGGGATAACCGAAAAAGTATAAACCGCCTTGTGCATTCCAGAATTGCTGGAAGCCCCCCCCCAAACTATGTTTGGTAGGTTCAAAGTAAACCCGCGTATCGCTATTTGGGAAAGCGGTGATTGGTTGGTAAGCCGGGTTAGCGCGTTCTTCCGGTGAAGAAGCTGAATATAATTCCGTGCCGAGCAAGCCTAGACTTGTCTCCCATTGTGTCCCGGCTAAATCAGGATGATACTCCATACGCGCTTTTTGAAAATACTGTACCGTGCGCCCATTCTCGGTAATTTCATCGGTTACAGGACAGCCAAACGAGTCGAATTTGCCGTTCATTTGCCAGAACTTCAAGAAACCATAACTGAGGTAGTGCCCACAATCGGAAAAATAGATTTTATCCGGGTTGGGGGTCGGCGAAAAATTATTAGCGTAGGGTATAGTGGGTACGAAGGATTTAACCTGATTAACCTGCAGTGCAGAAGTAGTTGAACTTGACTCCGAAGCCGCAAAGGTCGTACTAACGCTACTGGCAAATATCAGCGTAAGGGCAAACGCTAATAACCAGCGATATTGTTTAGCCAGTAAGGACACCGGTGAAACCTCCAGTTATTATTTTCCGATTTTTCGCTTAAACCTAGACAGGGCTTTTTATATACAAGCAGATTAATCTTCTTGCCAAAAGCAGGAGTCAAGCGCAAATCCAATATTAATATATTTTGCAAATTTGATATAAAAACGGCAATCCACCGAGCTTGGACGCCACTTAATAGTATAGCAGTTTTTTAGGTTAATCGCACTATTTTTGTGATTTTTCGAGCGCCTGCGCTAAATCCCACTGTATATCTTCAATATCTTCCAACCCCACCGAGATGCGCACCATGTCAGGAGTAACACCACCAGCCAATTGCTCTTCTTCGCTCATTTGCTGATGGGTAGTGCTGGCAGGATGTATTACCAGTGATTTGGCATCTCCTACATTGGCAAGGTGCGACAGTAGTTGTACGCTCTCGATAAACTTGCGTCCGGCTGCCAGTCCACCCTTGATACCAAAGGTAAAGATTGCGCCTGCTCCTTTGGGTAAATATTTTTGCGCCAGTTTATAGTATGGGCTGGCTGGAAGCATCGGGTAATTTACCCACGAAACCGCCGGATGCTCATTTAAGTATTCCGCCACCGCCAGTGTGTTTGCCACATGCCGATCCATTCGCAAAC contains:
- a CDS encoding threonine/serine ThrE exporter family protein, coding for MDESDLKKGLLTATLAGEIMLSNGAETSRVEETVSILLRSFGIPYSNCLVTPTGMYISVDVDEVTTPFTLVRRVHKRIFNFSKIAAVNDLSRRAVQGSLTVGEIFTALEKVNTQDKLYPFWLWLLSGAGAASGGTLLLGGGALDAAVAFAGTLLVMFLTKLLERSQYPDIFIELFGAALATAFALAIAASGLPVGTTLVIAGCILRLVPGAALLASVQDGIAGDLLSSVARGLEAFLKGAAVASGVGAALSAATALGFSRPVNLKPDEAWQIPIQVVAAFLASIFFGISIDLPHRNIALAGIAGALCWLTHLSLQKLGVTELISAFIAAALVGTLSWGFARGQHSPVTLYILPGVLPLLPGLTIFDGMSALTQNDTLQGLFLLFKAIFIGGAIGVGVALSNSIAPAIWRKPTFVKRKSKT
- a CDS encoding DNA polymerase III subunit alpha gives rise to the protein MEQPFSAFSDLRVHSHYSYRDGVCSVAELARCAAELGRPALALTDHNHAAGFIELQEAADKYSLKPIFGVDATVADENGQFYKLVLLAKNEGGLQNLFRLLTWAGTEGFDLYGQNKPVLAESKLLGKADGIAVIGSDFPDGLGAQRASRLREACGEDFYVELLSHQSANVERVRLAEFAQQHNLPIVATSDVHHISPEQARTRDLLWAIADNVRFDDPNRRRPASSEAYPRTLAELAEIYAAVPEALRNAATLAASCEVRLPKSGLIIPDYVLPPTFQPDTGVTYSAVGQYLAQVAAANLQARYGEIPTNMQTRLDYELGVIEKAGFNQYILIVADIVQRAHELGILCAPRGSSAGSLVCFALGITPLNPLDFNLVFERFLNPERLSPPDIDLDIADEDRPRLLDYVVRKYGVNNVAHIITHNFEGAKSALRDAGKALNIDSGLVNRLSGLVPLEFQRPYTLARTLEEVKEVQQLYKRDKAAKELIDAALLLEGTGRNNGTHAAGVVITPRPTQEYVPLIRTEGLAQQQRDTSQPNTESTGWFTPTVMTQWDMQGVEKRGLLKIDLLGLTAWSTITRTLDFIRQERDIALDVWQLPLDDEKTYDTIGQGFTTGVFQLENRGMTDFAANMKPRSIADLGFLIAAYRPGPMPFLGKIMAVRSGREKLEAPHPFLEPLLAESYGAPVYQETMLRIAVEVAGYSLGEADALRKAISKKNQVELEAQHIRFVEGARKTKELSEAEAEAIWQFFPPFAFYGFNQAHAIIYGYLTYITAYLKTSYPLEYMAALLGAAGGDLAALGKAAAECRRLNVPLLAPNINRSMARITLENLSDGQRALRLGLSAVKGLGPTGVEAIIALRNESGDYIGLVDFVRRVPGRSVNSRALVALARVGALPFGNRAQLETAIPAAQKAAKAKEFQEIVLPDLAEYPDETVQAYENELLGFALTLNESGLAPDGGSNGVA
- the secD gene encoding protein translocase subunit SecD; this encodes MHRRRNNILSLLGILILLLASAYMVFGGETPVSIFGLNLSRETKLGLDLKGGYEITLQARQANVSKDQMNGARGIIEKRVSGLGTNEPVVRLVGDNRIGVELPGVTDEDQVKSVIGSTGRLEFIDAGSDDLQTGQLVKTTYCTTGSLYSSVPGTCGNVKPQIVPNFIPTITTPATTAAATTAAATNAAGTPIPTTSASTTPTPSATETPDPNAKVYQTIITGNELDPAKIDKGFNSTSGAAQVNFGIRADAANTFYNFTSAGIGKNMAIVLDGRVLSSAVIRAAIRDSGQITNDTQWGTTQGKLEVDSIVLNLKYGALPVELDILQSRKIGATLGQDSIDRSYIAGAVGLSIVALFMLLYFRLPGLIADLALVVYAVLTFAIFKLIGVVLTLAGIAGFILSIGIAVDANILIFARMKEELRQGRSIERAVEAGFRNAWLSIRDSNMSGIITCIILYWFGDFTGTSVIKGFAITLALGIFVSLFSAIVVTHTFLRTMFIFTGNTSLVRNTYWYGLNRLANRVAKPSADLPLPTSAELAEEETKSKPRK
- a CDS encoding L,D-transpeptidase, with product MSLLAKQYRWLLAFALTLIFASSVSTTFAASESSSTTSALQVNQVKSFVPTIPYANNFSPTPNPDKIYFSDCGHYLSYGFLKFWQMNGKFDSFGCPVTDEITENGRTVQYFQKARMEYHPDLAGTQWETSLGLLGTELYSASSPEERANPAYQPITAFPNSDTRVYFEPTKHSLGGGFQQFWNAQGGLYFFGYPISEEYPLLVGDTWVAAQDFERARFLFHPSFGVKLAELGPLAAAARNVSTKASGLDPSVMSVTKDTSIWEHWVDVNLTTFNATFMEGDTPVKTILIISGKPGHETPVGTFAIFRRVPNEHMKGGDIGSEDYYDLYNVLYTQYFTSEGHALHYAWWRSSFGYQASHGCVNMGLDDSFFAWNFLSIGSHVNIHF